The genomic DNA CTGGAATATTAGCAGTACACAAAATAGAGTAAATGAAACTAATTTGTACACGGCATTTTCAGAACATTTCAGTTCTCACATTTTCATTCTTTCAGGTAGGAAATACAAATTTGAAAACTTACTTTAGCTAGCATTGGCAACTCAGGAATCATATTATCATACAATGATAAGCTAATAAAGAACTATGTAAAGCTGTTGTTACTTTTATTTCTGAAATGaaaattttatttcaaaaaggAGTTTCAATGAGTATTCCAGATAGTGAAGTGAAAAAATTAATCAAACTCACAAACCTGACAGATCCAAGATTATGAAATGGAGTTCAGTTTGTTTATTATGTGCGGAACTTTCTTCCTCTATCCATCTTTTAATCCTGCGAATGGAAATGACAGATAGATATTTATAGCAACTTGGTCATCATGTAAATGAAATGCTAGGACACATTCTAAACTGTCAGAAAATTTCTATTGCATTTTTACCtttattttttgaaagaaaGCATTTTTACCTTTCATTCAGGTAGTTGGAGTTAGCGAAGTTTATTGGTGCTTCAATTGCCAAGATTAACATTCCAGGAACTCTTTGAGCCTCCTTGTACTGATGTAGGTCCCGGTAAATATCAGTTCCCTTAATGTTCCCTTGAATTATCATCTTTGGTCTCGTGATTTGCATCAATACCCTAAATACCGATAGGCCAACCTGCAAATTTGAAGAAATGAATTGTAACTGGTAACTACAGAGCATATTTGATCAGTTAATATTCCCGAATGCCAAGATCAGGCTGCTTTTTACCGCTATTGCAAGGCCTTCTTGGACTGAGATGAAGATAACGCCCGCAAATGCACAAACACAAACGAGAAAATCCATCTTGTCCATCTTCCAGATTTGGTATACAGCAGGGGCATCAATCAGGCCGATAACCGCAGCGATGATGATTGCTCCAAGGACAACATTCGGTGTGTACACGAACAGTGGCATCAGGAATAGCAGTGTGACCATCACAGTCAGTGCCATGACCACATTCGACATGGCAGTCTTGCAGCCGGCATTGTGGTTTACAGCAGAGCGGGAGAATGCTCctgttgaaaaataagagaattTAGCTACTGGTCATTCCCTGTCTTCATTGTTGATCTGCAAGGAATATAAGCAAATTATTTGGGTCCAAAAACTGTACCTGTTGTTACATAGCAGGATGTACATGATCCCACAACGTTCATCAACCCTATAGCCATCATCTCTTTGTTTCCATCTACTTGGTAGTCCTTCAGTGAAGCAAATGTTCTACCAACGGCAATTCCTTCCTGATATGGTGAAATAAAATTGACATCCCATTAGTGTGGCCATCAAAAAGTGAGATTGTTTAATCATAGTGAAACAACATCATGGAATATATTATCCGTAGATTATGTCAAACATAATGTACGATTACGATGATAAAATCGACAATAAATCATACCGTAAGGGAGAGGATCCCGGTGATAAGTCCAGTCTTCATGGTGAGGCCTAAATATGTGGTGTCGAAGATCAGTTTGTCCCATGAGGGGCGGTTCAGACCACACTTGAGCTGCCCAATCTGCGGTGGAAGGATTATATTCAGAAATGTCTTTAATGTCAGATATTTGCACATGTAAGTAGGAAAACCCAAAATCCTTTTCACTCCTTTTTTTTGTCCTTACAATGCTGATGCCATGATTCTGAGCTTTGAAGAGGAAAACAAGCAGGGTGGAGATGATGACAGATGCAAGGGGCGCGCATGCTGAAACCCAGAAAAGTCTTGGCCATCTCATGCTCTGCATACAGAGAAAATACGTGTCACTGAAGATGAATTATATCGAGAATAAAATCTGGCGAATATTGAGTTCAACTCGTAGTTTGCAACGCTGTTCAATAAGTAACAAACTTTTTTGGATCCCACAAAGACACAACGCAACAACTCCCTCTGCTCCAAACGGGTCTGTAGCTTCAGTGGCCCACCAAATGAGAATCTCcactcatttttctttttctggatCCGAACACAacgatactccctccattccaaattacaaatcattccaacttttttggagtcaaaacatttcaaatttgatcaaatttatacaataaagtactaatattcatgataccaaataagtaccattagctTCTTCATtacatatattttcatagttgGTGCCATAAATCTTTATGATCCTctatataattttgatcaaacataaaatgatttgactctctAGGAAAGTTGGAATGACATAATTTGgatggaacggagggagtaatttggaaAAACTGTTTATCATACAAATATGTATACATGTGGCTGCCAGGACCCAGCAACAAGATTCCGTGGACCATAACTGAAAAATGACGCGCAGATCCGATCCTTCCATGCACCGTCAGATTCGATGCAGACTGATCATTTCATCCGTGACTTCACCAACATGCATCTGCCTGCATGAGCATGATTACCTTCCCGGCCGGGCCCTGGCACTACCCATTGTTCCCAGAATCTTCTGACTTCCGCTGCCATGGGGTAACGGTGATGAGAACCTAGCGCGGCTGAAGGCTAAGCGCCTAAGCTAACGATCAAGATAGCTAGCTTAGCTTACGAGTACACGACCCAAACACCAGCTAGTGAGCTAGCCGTCCGTTGTTGCCGAGTGAGGGCATGCACAGGCACAACTGTATAGCACGCGCTAGAGACAAAGGAAAAGAGCAGAAAGGCAAACGTGAAGACGCTACCACTTGACAAGCGCTCGACGGTGCTGAGCAGCGCCACGTATTAGTCGCGTACACGCATACCAGTAGACGACAGGAGTCAACGACGTGATGGAGTACACGACAAGTTAAGGGGGAAATCGAAGAAGAGACGGGAGTGTATAGATGTACGTACGTACCACATGCCTCGCCGTCAGCAGGAACGCCAGGAAGCAGACGCCCATGAGAATCGTCTGCCACGACCACTGCGTCGCAACGCCGCATGGAGACAACAGAAACACGATGAGCACACGTTGATTGGCTAGCTACTGCCTCGAAAAAaggatgtgtgtgtgtgtgtgtgtgtgtgtgtgtgtgtgtgtgtgtgtgtgtgtgtgtgtgtgtgtgtgtgtgtgtactaGCTGCGTGCACCTCCTTGGTGTGGTGGAAGACGGAGGCCATGACGGGGACGAGGCCCATCTCGGTGGTGAAGTGGACGATACCCAGCAGCGCCTTGAGCTGCTGCAGGGACACGATGATGGCCGCGCCGGCCATGAAACCCACCAGCGTCGCCTTCGACAGGAAGTCGATGATGAACCCTAGCCTGCGACAAAGCAATGGTTGTCATCATGCAGCTGGCCTGATCATCATCAGGTCATCACAAGACGCATATGCATGTCAGCATGTGTGCTGTGGACTTGTGGGCATGTGAAGCATGCACGGGACTTGTCGCTAGCTACTACCTGAGGATGCCGAGGGAGGCCTGCACGAGGCCGGCGAAGAAGGTGGAGGTGAAGGCCAGCTGCAGGAACAGCAGGGGCTCGGCGGTGGGGCTCACGGCGTCGCGAAGCATGGACCCCATCACCAGCGACGCGATCGACACCGGGCCCACCGCCAGGTCCCGCGAGCTCCCCAGCACCGCGTACACCATCGGCGGCACGAAGCTCGAATCTACACAGGCGCCATGGACAGAGAGTTGAAATTgcagagacaaaaaaaaaatcaaggaagCTGACCGATTAGCAGAGAAGGCCCGGAAGGGGATGCGATTTTAATTAGGTATACGTACACAGGCCGATTATGGGAGGCAAGCTTGCCAGCTTCGCGTAGCTGATGCcctgcagccaacaacaacgatgcgtgCGTCCGTGCATGCAGGAATTAAGTTAATACAGTAGGAATACAGTTGGCACACACATTAGTAAAGGTGTTTAAATTTCTCTAAACAAGCTTCCAAATACAAAAGCTGAAACGTCCAAGTTTCATTGACGACCGTGTGAAAAACATCAGCAGGATCTATCCACAGAAAGCGTACAGCTCAAAGATCGTGTCGTGTGAAACGAAGTGATTcgagagagggaaaaaaaatcgaTTTTCATGGGAACTATGCAGAGAAAGGAAGAGGGTGGAAGAAGGAGATGCATGCGTGCCTGAGGGATGGCGAGGCTGGCAATGGTGAGGCCGGAGACGAGGTCGGACTTGAAGAGCGAGAAGGAGTAGCCGGGCACCCAGTCGAGGATGGGGAACAGGTACTTGACCGCCATGAGCCACTGCGTCCCCAGCGGCTGCCCCTTGAACGCCCGGAACGGGTCGTCGGGGAAGAAGGTCTCCTTCACCCTCGCCTTCATCTTGCTCGCCGtgctctgcggcggcggcgtcgccaccTTGTGCACCGCCATCCCCGCAATCTccgccgacgtcgtcgtcattggagccgccgccgccgccgctcctccaaGCGGCCGGCTCTCATTGCCATTGCTgtaaccaccaccaccaccgtagGCACCTCTCATGCCCACCATGACgggtgtgtgtgagagaggagATGATTGCTTACAAGTGACAGGAGCAAAGAGCTTTAGATGGGCCTTGGTATGTGACTCCTCCAAGATAAGGAGAGAGAGGCTATATGATCAGctgcaaaagaagaaaagcGGTAcgcaactactccctccgtcccaaaaaacaAATCATTTAGGTTTGTCTTATGTCAAATTTTCTCAAcgttgaccaaatttatagagaaaatATTAATGATTATGGTATCAAATAGATTATTGTAAAAATAtatctcatgataaatctaatgTCACTTATTTCATACCATAAATATATGTAGTGTTTTCTATAatcttggtcaaacttaaaaaaaatttgaCTGAGGACAATCCTAAAataacttgttttttgggacggagggagtagaaaagaaagggagagaagAGAATCAAATCGCGACGCAAGGGACAGGTTTAGGTGTTCAATAATTAGATAGAGGCACATCTAAATTGGCAGTTCTCCTCGTGGATGGAATCCTTAGATTTGATACCACCAATCCTTGTGATAGAGAAACAAACCCTACGCCACTACTTTTACTTGCTTTAACATCACCATTGCATGATCTCATATATGGCAAATAGGGACCCATTCAGCACTAAATGTATATGCATCACTGCAGCACACAAAATGCATGCACAAAATTATTTGCTTATAGGGTGCTTCCTCgtaaatatatattgttgattTAAGAAGAATGTTAATAGATTTACCATGAAAATAATTTCATAAtatataatatttattttattttatatatgaTAGGTCCGATCCCTAGCAATTGCTGATTAAAATTCTGTCTTCTAGACTGTGCTGATGTCCTAAACCACTTATTATTTGTGATAATCTAAACTCGATATTGCTGCACTACTCTAGAGGCCTAACCTGTGGCACAGTGAATGGGAGAACGAGAGAATTTCACGCTTGGCATGCTACCTATATATGCTGACATGCTGTATAGGGGTGTGTGCCAAGGGTCAAACTATACATACGTGCCACTGAACATTGACATGTAGTGGCCATAAAAACTAAGATTCGTCAAGTTGTTGCTTATCAAAAGAGGATGTGCATAGTTCTTTGGGAACTTTGGAGAACTTTGATTTGCAATACATATAACAAGAATATTTAGAATTATTCATGAGAATGATACTTATGGATGCATCTATAAACTTCTCTTGTAACATTTTTAAATAACTATGGGCCTATGATTAAAAAataatagtattttttttataaactatGTCAAATTGATGAGATCAAAAGAGGACTAGTAGTTGAGATGAGGAGGAAACATGTACATCATCTTTAAGAAAATTGGTTGTAGAAGTATTGACAAACCATGCTAAGAAAGGCTAAAAAGTGGACACCAAGATAGTTAAGTCATTTCAGGCTTCGTTCAGCATTTTAGTGTCAAACTCGGCCTGACTAGCTAGTGCTTACAAAAGCTACATGACTAGTGTCGAACATGTGGGTTGTAGCAAGGTAGATGGAACTGTCATGATCGGGGGCTAGACCATGACATATACACATTGGACATAAACATATTCAAGATCATATACACATTGTGGCGCAACAAATTCATGATTATAACAAGAATTACCGAGGTAGTTATTTATGTGAATCCCTCTCACCGCACGAACATGGCTCAGTAGGAACATCAAATAGTCAAAATACGCGAACATGCTTGTATCGCAATGGTGACATCTCCCGGAGAGGAGCACACCAGCCCAAGTTTGATTCCCAAAATTAAGTCTGCAGGTCCTGAACATATGCGTTGGGGGTATGTATGGGTGTAGTGTGTGTTTGTATGCGCGTTTAGATATTACATTGTACCGTAGTtgttcattataaaaaataaacaaaatacaCCATTGGTGTAACCACATAAATAAATACCAACAAAACTATGGCCCAATAAACTTAGGAAAATTGTAGCGAAGAAAGAAGAATGTAAAACAAGGGACATTAAAAACAACATCTACAGACCGCATAATAGTTGCAATCCTAAAACGACTTAACAGACAACTACACTTACGATAGTCGATAAGTCATCTTTTCTGTTGCCTTAAAACTCTAAAATCACCCTGTCCCAACCCCAGGAAAAAGAACCACCCTAGGTTCAAGCTTGTGCGGAATCTTGTCCAGTGCTACCAGTGCTATGTGCCAAACATATGCTTTGTCTCCATCATATGTACATGTGTTGGTATGCCATAATGCCATTTGTGAAGGCATAATTGAGTCGTCATTCTTCGCAAGATTCCAGCAAACAGAAAAAGGTGATGGATGGAGAGGATTCGAATATAGATGTGTGGCGAGCTTTACGCAAAGCGTTAAGCGAGGAAACTGTGCGAGTGGTGAGCGTGGGTGGTGGTGGGGCGGTCGGATCGACATGACCGCCCGGCCGGGCACCGTCGACCGCGGATCACGGGGTCCCATCGCATCCCTGGGgtttgaagaagatggcaaggatATGAGACCACCAGATAACCACTACGGGGAAGAAGATAAACCACCATAGACTATGAGTGAGAGAAGAGAGCTAATGGATAGAAATGTAGAAACGGACGTCGAGCTGCCTTTTGCGTAAAGAGGTCTCGCTTTGGAGATCAGTGAGTGTGAGTCCATCCCGTCTGCAGCGGCTGGGAAAGATTCTCCGATCCATTGCCGCTTTAATGATTCCCTACTCGTTTTCGAAGCATGTAGGCGTATttttaagagaaaaaaaagaattttgtgTTCTTCTCAAATTAACGtgtgttggcacttggcagtgCTGTTATGAATCTGCTCGTCActgttgtgggcttgtggctaGCATGCATGGAGTCGGCAGTGTAGCTCAAGCTAAGTGGCAGGCTCACAGAGAGGCTTGTAGCTCTCAGTGTAAGCGGCGGGAGGAGCAGTGGTCCTGTCCACGGGAAGGGAGCACCGAACACCGAGCAGAGAAGATGCGGGTGACTGTGCGGAGTGCGCGGGAACAGCAGCGCGATTtggccttcttcccctccgaTCCGATCCCCGGAGAGATCAAAGGcggcgaggtgaggtgaggtgaggtgagccATAGATTCCGCCGCGCGCTGCCACTTGCCAGGTCGACGTCGCCTTTCGGAGTAGAGCCATGGGAGAGACGCCAAGGTTGAAGATAGGGGGGCCAGATCTCCTCACGAGTCGCCGCCTATCAGGGCGCATTTACTTCCTCTTTCGCCTCTGCTGACATCTGGTTCACGTCATGGCCCATGGCGTGCCGCTCGCGGCTGCAATTTCTTTTTCCCCGTCAAAAGACTTGCGATCTAGATCAAAATGCATTTGCAATTTGTCTCAGGCAGTCAGGCCTGCCTAGAGATGTCCATGGGCCAAAGATGTCTGGATTTTTTTTAGGCCCCTGAATTTCCTGGACCAGCTATAAAGACCCTACCTGGGTTGTGCGGCCCGGTACTAGCCTTTCAGCCCAGCAAGTCCGTCTGGCTCACGCTACGGGGGCCATGTTTCTTGCACACACAACCACTCCAACGTGAGTACGTGATCGCTGCTCCTTGCTGAAGCACACGCGAACGAACATCAGTCTACTCTCTACGTCATGTACTCCTGTTGAACCTAGTATTGCATTGTTGCGAAAACTGGCTGATGCAAGAAACAAATGTCTCTACTTGTTTTGTTGACACGATGATCCCTCACATCCCAGTGGAATTGCATTCATATGTAACAGCGGTTACAGTAGGCGAGATCACCCGGCCAAGACGCCAAGTCTCAAAGAAAGATGCTGCGCCGATGGTAGCCTGATACTGCAGATCGCGGTTACAGGGAAATTAAACCCACATGTGTTTGGTATGGAGTCGGGCGTTTGCTCATGTTTCACTCTTGCTCGTGTCTTGGTCTGGCGGTAGGCCTGAGTGAAGACGGTGCAGAACTTTGCCATGGAGACTTTCCACCAACTAGGTAGTGATTCACTGCCACGTAGGGGACAGTCTGACCATCATGAACAGCAACCCCGTACCATGTTCATGGCTCCTTTTCTATTTTGTACGTTCTGCAGTCGGTTGCGGGTGCAAGAGATATGATTCATATAAATCGTTCACCGTTGTTCATTTTCTTCTCTTCCACAAACAGAGTACAAATGATCGTGTTCTTCGGATTAAAATGTAACTATACCACTCATTCAATCGATGAAGAGAATCCTCAGATCCAGTACATCTTAGATTCAGTACATCTTTCTACTTTTAACACTGACAAGTCAAAATGTGAATGACAAGGCGTATCAAGTGCAGTACTAGTGCTGATCATTAATTCCTAATTAAACTTGTATAACCATGACACCGAAGAGAGCTACTTGTAAAATTAATTACTGAGCTACTAGAAAGTACTAGGAGAGGGCCGAAAATGCTCAGGGACCGATCGATCCAACTGTTCGCACCCGTCAGCGCCGATCTTGGTGAATGCCCggacgagctgcggcacgaCGCTGCGGAGCGCGAGCCTGAAACCCTCCGAGCACCGCCGCTCCCCGCTCTCCTCCACCGTGGCGCGCGCCTCGCCGTCGAGCGTCCCGACGGGGCACCCTCGCTGCACGTACGCCGCGCAGGCCCGGAGCACGAACCTGCCGCGGAGGCGGAAGTGCTCCCTGACGAGCGCCTCggaccccgccggcggccggcgcagcagCTGCATCATGCTCCGGAGCGTGAGGAGGTAGGCGTTCTCGGCGTAGGGGAGCGCGTTGCGCGCGCCCTCGGCCGTGCCGAGCATCTCCTCGTATCCGGCCTCGTTGTAGTAGGGCTGCTCCGTGAGGACGAGGCCCTGGATGGAGACGAGCACCTGGAGGACggtcgacgccgccggcgaccagAGCTCGGGGCCTTCGCCGTCGAAGGTGTCGAGCAGGCTCAGGCACACGGTGCCGGACTTGTCCAGGTTCGGGTTCACGCTGAGGCCGAAGGAGTGGTAGTACAcctgcggcggcacggcggggtacgacggcggcagctgcgcgtcgaagaagaagaggccgTCCTGGTACGGCGTCCCCGCCGCGCCCACCATTGCCGCACGGAGGAGGTCCATCCGGTCCTCGAACGCCCGAACGTAGATAGTTTCTGCACCATACACATGGAAATTAAAGTGAATGTGAAACATCATTAAGCACTCAATTAAGGAAATCGTGGTAGAATTTTTCAGTTGTGGTGTATACCTGGTATGCTGTTCTCCAGAATTTTCCTCTCGTTCTGCACTCTCTTCGTCCACTTTCTACCTACGCCAGCAACCTGCATGCAGTTGGTCGATTCAAAACTAAAACATCAGATTGGCCAATGGCCGTTATGCTACCAGAAATAGCTATGTTTGGCAATTAGAGGGGATATATGTGTAGTCAAATTAAATCTTTGTTTTGAAGATATATCCATATAAAAGATGCACAGAAATAATTCTTCATGATAtaattcgttcaaaaaaaattttatTCGTTCAAAATTCTTCATGATATATACTTTCGGTTTTATAAACTTCTGACAAATATATTGCAGTAAAATACAACTGTGTCAAATtgcttttttttagaatttgaaGCCAAGACACTTTTCTAACTACAATGTAGAGCTAGATAGCTTACAAATAAATTCTGCATCCTGCATATTCAATACAAAATTACAAATATGTATGAACATCACTGCATCGCTGATAATCCATCAAAAACCCTAGGTCCGTAAGCATAGGGTGTGAGTACAATCAGACAAGTACATTGTTTTATAGGGATAAGTGTGCATATGTGTATGCGAAATCATCAAATTAACTACGCACCTGCACCGTGTCATTTAGGTAATGGTGATCTGAAGGGCTTTGCACAACGTCAAACTGTAGGAAACGAGGCAAGCCCTCACCGCTGGCAGCACCGGCTGCCACCTTTACCTCCATGGCAGAGTCACCGCCACCCTCATCGCCTCCATCGTCATCTTGTCCTTCACTTCCATCAGTGGAATCACCTTCTCCTTCCTTATTATTGTCGGTTTGACACTCAGCGAGAACAGTAGTGGTGATATCGCTATCGGTGGCGGTAGGTTCTTGAGACTTCTCTTGTGCCTTTATCCAATTGAGATGTTCCTGATTGAGCTCGTCGCAGAGCTCGTCGACATGTTGCCGTCGGATAACAGCTATCTCATGAGGCAGCACCTGAAGTTGGCACCCATGAATGGAATTGGAATCAGAGGGTTAATTAACTCACTTGATGATCATGATAGTTTTCGAAGACCCAatggtcaagattaattgtatactagtACTGAAAATTTCACCTGTGATATATGTAGTTCACATAAGTAGGATATGTAGTATAAGgatatcatggtaaaagaacacaaatgccATCactataataattttttttacactAGCATAAAGTCTACAAGAGCATTCCATTTGGAATCTcactttttacaatgtaataattactaaattgcCTATAATAATGGACGGTTTGATCTTCTCTATACTATATACCACTAGATAGTATTGTACATCGTAAAAGAGCTCGATCAGTGTACATACCTTGGACGTGTTGCCGTCGCCCCAGCTGCCCTGAACATGCCCGTCGTCGCAAAGATCAATAACATATCCAACCCATGACAAATCATCactagcggcggcggtggcagcgttGGGGGCAGCAACTCCCTTACCATGTTGTGCCGCTGCACCGCCGTCACTGCCGCCGGCTGATTCCGGCGACGGCAGGCGTACAACGACATTTCCGTACAAAATACCGCAATCTGTCCCGAGATAGTATGCGCTCACGATTTCGTCGCACTCGACCTCCGGCTCCTCGCCTGGCGACGAAGGCTTGAGCCATGACACGCGCACGGTGTGGTCGTCGCAGTCGGCGCTCCTGACGGCGCCGACgcgcacctcgccgccgccgccgtcgtcgtcgtcacagAAATCAACATGGGCAACAACACGTTCTCCCGGGAATAAGTCGTGGTCTCTGAGCGCCACGTAGGGCTCCAGCGACGCCGAgggcacgccgcgccgccgcgtgccgtccTGCCACAGCACGTCGACGGTGGTGCGGGCGTCGGCGACGCACATGGACCGCTGGAACTCCTCGTGCTCCCGGTCACCACGACGATCATGGGAGTTTCGGAAGAAGCAGTGGTCGGCGACGCCCCAGCCCCAGTCGGCATCGGAGAAGACGAAGGTCAGGCTGCCGACGTCGCGCTGcaaaggcggcggcgcggacgctCTGAcgaggcggcggtcggcgccTAGCTTCGCCGACGCGACCCAGTAGACGAGCGCGCCGGCTATTGTCACCTCGCAGACGGTGCCCTCGACGCGGCTAGAGTTCCAGCACCCGTTAAGCCATTGGCAGGTCTCGAAGATGTAGCTGGTCGCCGGCGGCAATGACGACGCGCTGCCCGGGATAGTAGGGGCTGTTCACGGCAGGGACGTGTCCGTGGTCATCCGCCTTGGCTCGTAGCTTGCTCGTGGAGCCCGGCCGGGTCGAGCCTGCAGACGGCGCCGTCGTCGAACagcacgtcgacgtcgaggaaCACCCTGACGACCACGCCGAGCCACGGCCCGGACACGACGAGGTCCCCGTGGCAGAGCTCCCCGACGCGCCGCAGCTCGCCCGGCGACACGCCCATGGCGACCACCGCCggctcgccttcttcttccccgccgccgccgtttaGCTGGATAAGGTCGAGCTCCGTG from Setaria italica strain Yugu1 chromosome VII, Setaria_italica_v2.0, whole genome shotgun sequence includes the following:
- the LOC101780218 gene encoding probable sulfate transporter 3.3, which gives rise to MVGMRGAYGGGGGYSNGNESRPLGGAAAAAAPMTTTSAEIAGMAVHKVATPPPQSTASKMKARVKETFFPDDPFRAFKGQPLGTQWLMAVKYLFPILDWVPGYSFSLFKSDLVSGLTIASLAIPQGISYAKLASLPPIIGLYSSFVPPMVYAVLGSSRDLAVGPVSIASLVMGSMLRDAVSPTAEPLLFLQLAFTSTFFAGLVQASLGILRLGFIIDFLSKATLVGFMAGAAIIVSLQQLKALLGIVHFTTEMGLVPVMASVFHHTKEWSWQTILMGVCFLAFLLTARHVSMRWPRLFWVSACAPLASVIISTLLVFLFKAQNHGISIIGQLKCGLNRPSWDKLIFDTTYLGLTMKTGLITGILSLTEGIAVGRTFASLKDYQVDGNKEMMAIGLMNVVGSCTSCYVTTGAFSRSAVNHNAGCKTAMSNVVMALTVMVTLLFLMPLFVYTPNVVLGAIIIAAVIGLIDAPAVYQIWKMDKMDFLVCVCAFAGVIFISVQEGLAIAVGLSVFRVLMQITRPKMIIQGNIKGTDIYRDLHQYKEAQRVPGMLILAIEAPINFANSNYLNERIKRWIEEESSAHNKQTELHFIILDLSAVPAIDTSGIALLIDIKKAIEKRGLELVLVNPTGEVMEKIQRANEALNQFRSNCLYLTTGEAVASLSALAKMTKP